One Cygnus atratus isolate AKBS03 ecotype Queensland, Australia chromosome 6, CAtr_DNAZoo_HiC_assembly, whole genome shotgun sequence DNA segment encodes these proteins:
- the C6H2orf88 gene encoding small membrane A-kinase anchor protein has protein sequence MGCIKSKDAFPGSNAILVEGSREGNEGCTGEKSSLIAVMADEKGPSSTIVLDYAHRLSHEILDQAVKQWAVTESKYSDIPFIESDVP, from the coding sequence ATGGGATGCATCAAATCCAAGGATGCCTTTCCGGGTTCAAACGCCATCCTGGTtgaagggagcagggaaggtAACGAAGGATGCACTGGGGAGAAATCATCACTGATAGCAGTGATGGCGGACGAGAAAGGTCCATCGAGCACCATAGTACTGGACTATGCACACCGTCTCTCCCATGAGATTCTTGATCAGGCGGTGAAACAGTGGGCAGTGACGGAAAGCAAATACAGTGACATTCCCTTTATCGAGAGCGATGTGCCCTGA